Proteins encoded together in one Gemmatimonadota bacterium window:
- a CDS encoding FAD-dependent monooxygenase, translating into MSMSSPIQRTQYDVVIAGARCAGASTAMLLARQGLRVLVVDPGRRGSDTLSTHALMRGGVLQLHRWGLLDAIRSAGTPAIRKTTFHYGDETIEVPIKPRDGIDALYAPRRTVLDLVLVDAALAAGAEVVHRQSVVDLLRGPGGRVCGAKIARADGHVVDVAADLVVGADGVRSRVARILEAELDYEVPETTASIYGYWRDLGLEGYHWFYELGASVGAIPTNDGETCVFASLPPGRFENGRRDGLEGLYRDVLGEVSVELAGRVTESDGPGKLKAYAGTAGFLRRAAGAGWALVGDAGYFRDPITAHGITDALRDAELLARAVVDGSDGALTSYQEARDELVKGLLDVTGRIASFDWDLDEAKELHLTLSREMNTEVDLLRTLDGALVR; encoded by the coding sequence CTGAGCATGTCCTCTCCGATCCAGCGAACCCAATACGACGTCGTGATCGCCGGCGCTCGTTGCGCTGGCGCGTCCACTGCGATGCTCCTAGCCCGTCAGGGATTGCGAGTGCTCGTGGTCGACCCTGGGCGCCGCGGGAGTGACACGTTGTCGACCCACGCGCTCATGCGGGGCGGGGTCCTCCAGTTGCACCGCTGGGGGCTGCTGGACGCCATCCGCTCGGCCGGGACGCCCGCAATCCGGAAGACCACCTTCCACTACGGCGACGAGACCATCGAAGTCCCCATCAAGCCGCGGGACGGTATCGACGCACTGTACGCTCCACGTCGGACTGTCCTCGACCTGGTGCTCGTCGACGCCGCACTGGCCGCTGGTGCCGAGGTCGTGCACCGTCAGTCCGTGGTCGACCTCCTTCGGGGCCCGGGGGGTCGGGTCTGTGGAGCGAAGATTGCCAGGGCGGACGGCCACGTGGTCGACGTGGCTGCCGACCTCGTCGTCGGAGCCGATGGAGTGCGATCCCGCGTCGCACGGATTCTGGAGGCTGAACTCGACTACGAAGTCCCCGAAACGACGGCCTCCATCTACGGCTACTGGAGAGATCTGGGTCTCGAGGGATACCATTGGTTCTACGAGCTCGGGGCGAGCGTGGGAGCCATCCCGACGAATGACGGCGAGACGTGTGTCTTCGCTTCGCTCCCTCCGGGACGCTTCGAGAACGGCCGACGTGATGGGCTCGAGGGGCTGTACCGCGATGTGTTGGGCGAGGTCTCAGTGGAGCTCGCGGGCAGGGTCACCGAGAGCGACGGTCCCGGGAAGCTGAAGGCCTACGCCGGCACCGCCGGCTTCCTCAGACGCGCCGCCGGAGCTGGCTGGGCTCTGGTCGGGGACGCCGGCTATTTCCGTGATCCCATTACCGCGCATGGGATCACCGATGCCCTTCGTGACGCGGAACTACTGGCTCGGGCCGTGGTCGACGGGAGTGACGGTGCCCTGACTAGCTATCAGGAGGCGCGCGACGAGCTCGTGAAGGGGCTGCTCGACGTCACGGGCCGGATCGCCTCGTTCGATTGGGATCTGGACGAGGCCAAAGAGCTTCATCTCACCCTGAGTCGCGAGATG